Proteins encoded within one genomic window of Paracoccus aminophilus JCM 7686:
- a CDS encoding recombinase family protein: protein MLIGYARVSKADGSQSLDLQRDALIASGVEEDQIYSDLASGKKDDRSGLEACLKALREGDVLIVWKLDRLGRSLHHLVKTVSMLSERGVGLKVLTGQGAQIDTTTAAGRLSFGIFAALAEFESELIRERTMAGLQAARARGRKGGRKFALTKAQVRMAQAAMASRDTSVSELCKELGVKPVTLYRYVDPNGNLRDYGKRVLSA, encoded by the coding sequence ATGCTGATCGGCTATGCGCGGGTTTCGAAAGCTGACGGCAGCCAGTCCCTCGACTTGCAACGAGATGCATTGATCGCGTCCGGCGTCGAGGAGGACCAGATCTACTCAGATCTGGCGTCCGGCAAGAAGGATGACCGATCCGGTCTGGAGGCCTGCCTCAAAGCATTGCGTGAGGGGGATGTGCTGATCGTGTGGAAGCTCGACCGCTTGGGGCGCAGCCTCCACCACCTTGTCAAAACCGTCAGCATGCTGTCCGAGCGTGGCGTTGGCCTCAAAGTTCTCACCGGGCAAGGGGCGCAGATTGACACAACGACTGCGGCTGGAAGGCTTTCATTCGGCATCTTTGCTGCGCTTGCCGAATTTGAAAGCGAGTTGATCCGCGAACGCACGATGGCGGGGCTCCAAGCCGCCCGCGCGCGCGGCCGAAAGGGAGGAAGAAAGTTTGCGCTGACGAAAGCGCAGGTCCGCATGGCTCAGGCCGCAATGGCTAGCCGCGACACATCGGTTTCAGAACTCTGTAAGGAATTGGGGGTCAAACCGGTCACACTCTACCGATATGTCGACCCGAACGGCAATCTACGCGATTACGGGAAACGGGTTCTCAGCGCTTAG
- a CDS encoding Tn3 family transposase, with protein sequence MAHRTILTERQRSVLFDLPIDETAMLRHYILADDDLEIIRARRRPHNRFGFALQLCALRYPGRLLTPGEVIPMEITRFLAAQLGLKSDDLAGYASREETRHEHLAALRDLYSYKMFTGRGSRDLKAWLERTAETARSNEDLARRFVEQCRATQTILPGITVIERLCADALVAAERRIDARIADRLDDEMCSRLDALLTEMADGSVTRFVWLRQFEVGQNSADMNRLLGRLEFLQTMAVDRTVLSGVPPHRIARLRRQGERYFAGDLRDISGDRRLAILAVCALEWRSAIADAVVESHDRIVGKTWREAKRVCDARADDAKAALKDTLQGFSNFGSALLEAHEDQASLIEAIQNAGGWSSLRGLVSTAAQLTDTLAADPLAHVVHGYHRFRRYAPRMLRALDIQAAPVAEPLLAAADIVAGTETTTTRPLTFLRRASKWHRHLNHDDGNRLWEVAVLCHLRDAFRAGDIWLAHSRRYGDLKDALVPTEVARATPKLAMPFEPELWLADRKSRLADGLERLARAARAGAIPGGSIEDGVLKIDRLTAAVPEEADAMVLDLYNRLPEIRITDLLLEVDDEIGFTEAFTHLRTGVPCKDRVGMLNVLLAEGLNLGLSKMAGATNTHDYFQLSRLSRWHVESEAMARALAMVIEGQSALPMARFWGAGQTASSDGQFFPTTRQGEAMNLINAKYGHEPGLKAYTHVSDQFGPFATQTIPATVNEAPYILDGLLMTDAGQKIREQYADTGGFTDHVFAVTALLGFQFIPRIRDLPSKRLYLFNPASCPKELKGLIGGKVREPVISSNWPDILRAAATMVAGAMPPSQLLRKFAAYPRQHELAVALREIGRIERTLFIIDWLLDADMQRRAQIGLNKGEAHHALKNALRIGRQGEIRDRTAQGQHFRMAGLNLLAAIIIYWNTRHLGHAVDSRRSDGLDCSANLLAHISPLGWAHILLTGEYRWPKR encoded by the coding sequence ATGGCGCATCGTACTATCCTCACCGAGCGTCAGCGCTCAGTACTTTTTGATCTTCCGATCGATGAAACGGCGATGTTGCGCCACTACATCCTTGCGGACGACGATCTGGAAATCATCCGCGCCCGCCGCCGCCCCCACAATCGTTTTGGGTTTGCTCTCCAGCTTTGCGCATTGCGCTATCCCGGTCGGTTGTTGACCCCGGGCGAGGTCATTCCAATGGAGATCACGCGCTTCCTGGCTGCACAGCTTGGGCTGAAGTCAGACGATCTGGCTGGATATGCAAGCCGCGAAGAAACGCGTCATGAACATCTGGCGGCCCTGCGGGATCTCTATAGCTACAAGATGTTCACTGGCCGAGGATCGCGCGACCTGAAGGCCTGGCTGGAGAGAACAGCCGAAACTGCCCGGTCGAACGAGGACTTGGCGCGGCGTTTCGTGGAACAATGCCGGGCGACCCAGACCATTCTCCCAGGGATCACGGTTATCGAACGCCTTTGCGCGGATGCACTCGTTGCTGCAGAGCGACGGATCGACGCTCGGATTGCCGACCGGCTGGATGATGAGATGTGCAGCCGACTTGACGCCTTGCTGACGGAAATGGCGGACGGTTCTGTCACCCGCTTTGTCTGGCTGCGCCAGTTTGAGGTGGGCCAGAACTCGGCCGACATGAACCGGCTGCTCGGCCGGTTGGAATTCTTGCAGACCATGGCCGTGGACCGAACCGTCCTGTCGGGTGTGCCGCCCCACCGTATCGCGCGCCTCCGACGGCAAGGTGAACGTTACTTCGCCGGAGATCTGCGGGATATCTCCGGCGACCGCCGCCTTGCCATCCTCGCGGTCTGCGCTCTGGAATGGCGCAGTGCCATTGCCGATGCCGTGGTCGAAAGCCATGACCGGATTGTGGGGAAGACGTGGCGCGAGGCGAAACGCGTATGCGATGCTCGGGCAGATGACGCCAAGGCTGCTTTGAAAGACACCTTGCAGGGCTTCTCAAATTTTGGATCAGCTCTGCTGGAAGCACATGAAGATCAGGCCTCCCTGATCGAGGCCATTCAAAACGCCGGAGGCTGGTCATCGCTGAGGGGGCTTGTTTCCACCGCCGCCCAACTGACCGACACATTGGCGGCTGATCCACTGGCACATGTTGTTCACGGGTATCATCGCTTCCGACGCTATGCGCCGCGCATGCTCCGGGCGCTCGATATTCAGGCGGCCCCGGTGGCCGAACCGTTGCTTGCCGCCGCCGACATCGTCGCGGGTACGGAAACGACAACTACCCGGCCACTGACCTTTCTGCGCCGGGCTTCGAAATGGCATCGACACTTGAATCACGACGATGGGAACCGGCTTTGGGAGGTGGCGGTCCTGTGCCACCTACGCGACGCATTCCGTGCCGGCGACATCTGGCTCGCACATTCCCGCCGGTATGGTGATCTCAAGGACGCGCTGGTTCCGACGGAAGTTGCCAGGGCCACGCCAAAACTGGCCATGCCGTTTGAACCGGAGCTCTGGCTCGCGGATCGAAAATCTCGCCTAGCAGATGGCTTGGAACGACTGGCCCGCGCCGCCAGGGCGGGTGCCATTCCGGGAGGTTCTATCGAAGATGGCGTGCTCAAGATCGACCGTCTGACGGCCGCTGTCCCCGAAGAGGCCGATGCCATGGTGCTCGATCTCTACAACCGCCTGCCAGAGATCAGGATCACAGACCTCCTGCTCGAAGTGGATGACGAGATCGGCTTTACCGAGGCCTTCACCCATCTGCGCACCGGCGTTCCATGCAAAGACAGGGTCGGCATGTTGAACGTGCTGCTGGCTGAGGGGCTGAACCTTGGCCTCAGCAAAATGGCTGGGGCCACGAACACCCATGATTATTTCCAGCTCTCGCGCTTGTCGCGCTGGCATGTGGAAAGCGAGGCGATGGCACGCGCCTTGGCCATGGTGATCGAAGGTCAATCTGCCTTGCCGATGGCCCGGTTTTGGGGCGCAGGGCAGACCGCTTCGAGCGACGGGCAATTCTTCCCGACCACGCGCCAGGGCGAGGCGATGAACCTGATCAACGCCAAATACGGCCATGAACCCGGTCTGAAAGCCTATACCCATGTCTCTGACCAGTTCGGCCCTTTCGCCACCCAGACCATCCCGGCCACGGTGAACGAGGCCCCTTACATCCTGGACGGCCTGTTGATGACAGACGCAGGTCAGAAAATCCGCGAACAGTATGCCGACACGGGCGGCTTTACCGACCACGTCTTCGCCGTCACTGCCCTTCTGGGCTTTCAGTTCATCCCCCGCATCCGGGATCTGCCATCCAAGCGCCTCTACCTCTTCAATCCGGCATCCTGCCCGAAAGAATTGAAGGGGTTGATCGGCGGCAAGGTCAGGGAACCTGTCATCAGCTCGAACTGGCCCGACATCCTACGCGCAGCGGCCACCATGGTGGCGGGCGCGATGCCGCCAAGCCAACTCTTGCGAAAATTCGCTGCATATCCCCGACAGCATGAACTTGCGGTCGCATTGCGCGAAATCGGCCGGATCGAACGGACGCTGTTCATCATCGATTGGCTGCTGGATGCCGACATGCAACGCCGTGCCCAAATCGGCCTGAATAAGGGCGAAGCGCATCATGCGCTGAAAAACGCCCTGCGCATAGGGCGCCAAGGTGAAATCCGTGATCGAACAGCCCAAGGCCAGCACTTCCGAATGGCCGGGCTGAACCTCCTCGCCGCCATCATCATTTACTGGAACACCAGACATCTCGGTCACGCTGTCGATAGTCGCCGCAGTGATGGTTTGGACTGCTCAGCAAACCTTCTGGCGCATATTTCACCCCTCGGGTGGGCGCACATCCTTCTCACCGGTGAATACAGGTGGCCCAAAAGATGA
- a CDS encoding ABC transporter permease, with protein MWLPSYATPAERIGRTLIVLTAVLVLLFLVLPLFVVVPLSLSHDPFFSFPIEQYSLRWYRDFFANERWLTSIANSLVVASATTVLATTLGTLAALGLSRPDFPARRLVMALLISPMIVPVVIVAVGAYLFFGKLGLTDTKPGLILAHTALATPFVVITVTAVLSTYDSNLSRAARSLGASPVSTFFRVTLPAILPGMVSGAIFAFATSFDEVVIALFLTGAEQRTLPVQMFSGIRDQINPTIMVAATMLLVLSTLLFVLVILLTRKRKG; from the coding sequence ATGTGGCTTCCTTCCTATGCAACCCCGGCCGAGCGCATCGGCCGGACCCTGATCGTCCTGACCGCCGTGCTGGTCTTGCTGTTTCTGGTCCTGCCGCTCTTCGTGGTCGTGCCCTTGTCGCTCTCGCATGACCCGTTCTTCAGCTTCCCGATCGAGCAATATTCGCTGCGCTGGTATCGCGATTTCTTCGCCAATGAGCGTTGGCTGACCTCGATTGCAAACAGCCTTGTCGTGGCAAGCGCGACCACGGTGCTGGCGACTACGCTTGGCACTTTGGCGGCGCTTGGTCTGTCGCGGCCGGATTTTCCGGCGCGGCGGCTGGTCATGGCGCTGCTGATTTCGCCGATGATCGTGCCGGTGGTGATCGTCGCGGTCGGGGCTTATCTCTTCTTCGGCAAGCTCGGCCTCACCGATACGAAACCGGGGCTGATCTTGGCCCATACCGCGCTTGCGACGCCCTTCGTGGTGATTACCGTGACGGCGGTGCTCTCGACCTATGACAGCAATCTGTCACGGGCGGCGCGCAGCCTTGGCGCCTCGCCGGTCTCGACCTTCTTTCGTGTGACCTTGCCTGCGATCCTGCCCGGCATGGTCTCGGGCGCGATCTTCGCCTTTGCGACCTCGTTTGACGAGGTGGTGATCGCGCTTTTCCTGACCGGTGCCGAGCAGCGCACGCTGCCCGTCCAAATGTTCTCGGGCATCCGCGACCAGATCAACCCGACGATAATGGTGGCGGCGACGATGCTGCTGGTTCTCTCGACCTTGCTCTTTGTCCTCGTCATCTTGCTGACGCGGAAGCGGAAAGGCTAA
- a CDS encoding LysR family transcriptional regulator yields the protein MRSIPTDLLRTFVTIIDVKGYTRAGDRLGKTQPTISAQIKRLQDLLGVQLFSRDVKEAGGVYLSEEGEVVASYARRILLLNDEMMLRISRRDKRGKLRLGIPSDYADHFMPKLMAGLTDEQAGFTFEVVCDLSHVLLKGLRDGQFDIVVAMTNDGPAENPFMTWREKLAWVSGPAPEEGFGDPLRIVSFPEGCIYRRSMMSALQRSGRSFELVYSSPSQSCLETAIANGFGISVLAERVISDKVEKPGPEAGLPRLDDAVVGIYVNERARPATRSFAARFADMFVEHVGAA from the coding sequence ATGCGCAGCATTCCGACCGATCTGCTTAGAACCTTCGTCACCATCATCGACGTGAAGGGCTATACCCGCGCCGGCGATCGTCTGGGCAAGACCCAGCCGACGATTTCCGCGCAGATCAAGCGGTTGCAGGATCTGCTGGGCGTGCAGCTTTTCAGCCGCGATGTGAAAGAGGCGGGGGGCGTCTATCTCAGCGAGGAGGGCGAGGTGGTCGCAAGCTATGCCCGCCGCATCCTGCTGTTGAACGATGAGATGATGCTGCGGATCTCGCGTCGTGACAAACGCGGCAAGCTGCGGCTCGGGATCCCCAGCGATTACGCCGACCACTTCATGCCGAAGCTGATGGCGGGGCTGACGGATGAGCAGGCGGGCTTTACCTTCGAGGTGGTGTGCGATCTCTCGCATGTGCTGCTCAAGGGGCTGCGGGACGGTCAGTTCGATATCGTGGTGGCGATGACGAATGACGGCCCGGCGGAAAATCCTTTCATGACCTGGCGTGAGAAGCTCGCTTGGGTCTCTGGCCCCGCACCGGAGGAGGGGTTCGGCGATCCCTTGCGCATCGTCAGCTTCCCCGAGGGCTGCATCTACCGGCGCAGCATGATGAGCGCGCTGCAACGCTCGGGCCGCAGTTTCGAACTGGTCTATTCCAGCCCCAGCCAATCCTGTCTGGAAACCGCGATTGCCAATGGCTTTGGCATCAGCGTGCTGGCAGAGCGGGTGATTTCCGACAAGGTGGAGAAACCGGGGCCCGAGGCCGGGCTGCCAAGGCTCGATGACGCGGTGGTGGGGATCTACGTGAACGAGCGTGCTCGCCCCGCCACCCGCAGCTTTGCCGCGCGCTTTGCCGATATGTTCGTCGAGCATGTCGGCGCCGCATAA
- a CDS encoding M24 family metallopeptidase has product MNAEIQASELPRLQEMHNGERVQGTFSAPEMQRRMDGLRQILVDLNLDATLLTSYHNINYFADFIYCSFARRYAFVVTHDKATSLSAGVDAGQPYRRTFGDNLTYTDWQRGSYFHGIQRLLRGARRIGIEFDHVTLETRALLADAFPGVEFIDIGQPVMWMRTIKSAEEIAIITEGARTADVGGAAIRALIAEGVPEYDLALAGTQAMVRHIAQTYPHAELMDSWVWFQSGINTDGAHNPVTSRRLQKGDILSMNCFPMIAGYYTALERTMFLDHASDEHLRIWEINTQVHRRGLELLKPGARCGDVANELNEIYREHGLLKYRSFGYGHSFGVMCHYYGREGGVELREDVNTVLQPGMVVSMEPMLSIPEGKPGAGGYREHDILILSDEGAKNITGFPFGPEHNIIPA; this is encoded by the coding sequence ATGAATGCGGAAATACAGGCCAGCGAGCTGCCCCGGCTTCAGGAAATGCACAATGGCGAGCGGGTCCAAGGCACGTTCAGCGCGCCCGAGATGCAGCGTCGCATGGACGGGCTGCGCCAGATCCTGGTCGATCTGAACCTCGATGCGACCCTGCTGACCTCTTATCACAACATCAATTATTTTGCCGATTTCATCTATTGCTCTTTCGCGCGCCGCTATGCCTTCGTCGTGACGCATGACAAGGCGACGAGCCTCTCGGCGGGCGTCGATGCGGGCCAGCCCTACCGCCGCACCTTTGGCGACAACCTGACCTATACCGACTGGCAGCGTGGCAGCTATTTCCACGGCATCCAGCGGCTTCTGCGCGGTGCGCGCCGCATCGGGATCGAGTTCGACCATGTCACGCTCGAAACCCGCGCGCTGCTGGCAGATGCCTTCCCGGGCGTCGAGTTCATTGACATCGGCCAGCCGGTCATGTGGATGCGCACGATCAAATCCGCCGAGGAAATCGCGATCATCACCGAAGGCGCGCGCACGGCCGATGTCGGCGGCGCGGCCATCCGTGCGCTGATCGCCGAGGGCGTGCCGGAATATGATCTCGCACTCGCCGGGACGCAGGCGATGGTGCGCCATATCGCTCAGACCTATCCCCATGCCGAGCTGATGGACAGCTGGGTCTGGTTCCAGTCGGGCATCAACACGGATGGCGCGCATAACCCGGTGACCTCGCGCCGCCTGCAAAAGGGCGACATCCTGTCGATGAACTGCTTTCCGATGATCGCGGGCTATTACACCGCGCTCGAACGCACGATGTTTCTCGATCACGCCAGTGACGAGCATCTGCGCATCTGGGAGATCAACACGCAGGTCCATCGCCGCGGGCTCGAACTGCTGAAACCCGGCGCGCGCTGCGGCGATGTCGCCAATGAGCTGAACGAGATCTATCGCGAGCATGGCCTGCTGAAATACCGCTCTTTCGGCTATGGCCATTCCTTCGGCGTGATGTGCCACTATTACGGGCGCGAAGGCGGGGTCGAGCTGCGCGAGGACGTCAACACCGTCCTGCAACCCGGCATGGTCGTCTCGATGGAGCCGATGCTCTCGATCCCCGAGGGCAAACCCGGCGCGGGCGGCTACCGCGAGCATGACATTCTCATCCTTTCGGATGAGGGGGCCAAGAATATCACCGGCTTCCCCTTCGGGCCGGAACACAACATTATCCCGGCCTGA
- a CDS encoding bifunctional helix-turn-helix transcriptional regulator/GNAT family N-acetyltransferase, whose product MIDAVREASRHLVRELGFMGGDFAGTDLSPSAVHALIEIERKAITARDLASLLRLEKSSVSRMLRKLVEAGYVAETAGAEDGRTKRLSLTPQGEEQVSKIHAFARAQVSEALARLQPDAGRTVLEGLSLYSSALKGSPARGDEADPFEILPGYQTGVIASITQMHAQYYARTSGFGRVFETVVAGGLAEFVSRLDHPRNALWTVRKNDQICGSIAIDGEDMGGDTAHLRWFIVDDAIRGAGIGGRLLATALAFVDAQGFKETQLWTFSGLSAARHLYEAHGFLLVEERAGSQWGTEVTEQRFARPARSPE is encoded by the coding sequence ATGATCGACGCCGTTCGAGAAGCCTCCCGACATCTCGTCAGAGAGCTTGGCTTCATGGGCGGGGATTTCGCGGGCACCGATCTTTCGCCCTCTGCCGTTCATGCGCTGATCGAAATAGAGCGGAAGGCCATAACCGCCCGCGACCTTGCGTCGCTACTCAGGCTCGAAAAATCGAGTGTCAGCCGCATGTTGCGCAAGCTCGTTGAAGCCGGGTATGTGGCCGAGACGGCAGGCGCGGAGGATGGGCGCACGAAGCGGCTTTCGTTAACGCCGCAGGGCGAGGAGCAGGTGTCAAAGATACATGCTTTTGCGCGGGCACAGGTTTCCGAGGCACTCGCCCGCCTTCAGCCCGATGCAGGCCGGACCGTTCTGGAAGGGCTTTCGCTGTATTCGTCCGCGCTTAAGGGGTCTCCTGCCCGTGGCGACGAAGCCGACCCGTTCGAGATCCTGCCCGGCTATCAGACGGGCGTGATCGCAAGCATCACCCAGATGCATGCGCAGTATTACGCGCGAACTTCCGGATTCGGACGCGTTTTCGAGACGGTGGTTGCCGGAGGTCTGGCCGAGTTCGTCTCGCGTCTGGATCATCCGCGAAATGCACTTTGGACGGTGAGGAAGAACGATCAAATCTGTGGATCGATTGCCATTGACGGCGAAGACATGGGCGGCGACACCGCGCATCTTCGCTGGTTCATCGTCGATGACGCGATCCGAGGTGCGGGAATCGGGGGCAGATTGCTGGCGACCGCGCTGGCGTTTGTTGATGCGCAGGGTTTCAAAGAGACCCAGCTCTGGACGTTTAGCGGCCTCTCCGCCGCACGGCATCTTTATGAGGCACATGGCTTCCTGTTGGTCGAGGAAAGGGCCGGGAGCCAATGGGGAACGGAAGTCACGGAACAGCGCTTTGCCCGTCCTGCCAGGAGCCCGGAATGA
- a CDS encoding ArsR/SmtB family transcription factor — MREGPDIARVAALVADPARSAMLIALMDGRALTATELAGLGGITKQTASSHLAKLVDGEVLTVEAQGRHRYFRLAGPHVGALLEALMVFSSDAVPPLRTGPRDPALRKARICYDHLAGEMGVRLFERMQADHWLAEDLTVTERGRGKLGEIGLDLETLPPSNRPLCRGCLDWSQRRQHLAGRLGRAILDQLLAQAWARRLPESRIISFSPEGERRFTGWLS; from the coding sequence ATGAGAGAAGGCCCTGATATTGCCCGTGTGGCGGCTCTTGTTGCGGATCCCGCGCGCAGCGCGATGCTGATCGCGCTGATGGATGGGCGCGCCTTGACCGCGACCGAACTGGCCGGGCTCGGCGGGATCACCAAGCAGACCGCCAGCTCTCACCTTGCCAAGCTGGTGGATGGCGAAGTCCTGACCGTCGAGGCGCAAGGGCGGCATCGCTATTTTCGTTTGGCCGGTCCCCATGTTGGGGCTCTGCTGGAAGCCCTGATGGTGTTTTCCAGCGATGCCGTGCCGCCTTTGCGCACCGGGCCGCGCGATCCGGCGCTGCGCAAGGCCCGCATTTGTTACGATCATCTGGCGGGCGAAATGGGCGTTCGGCTGTTCGAGCGGATGCAGGCGGATCACTGGTTGGCGGAGGATCTGACCGTGACCGAGCGCGGCCGGGGCAAGCTGGGCGAGATCGGTCTGGATCTCGAGACCCTGCCGCCAAGCAATCGCCCGCTCTGCCGCGGCTGCCTCGACTGGAGCCAGCGGCGCCAGCATCTGGCCGGGCGATTGGGTCGCGCCATCTTGGACCAGTTGCTCGCGCAAGCCTGGGCGCGGCGATTGCCCGAGTCTCGCATCATCAGCTTCAGCCCTGAAGGCGAGCGGCGCTTCACCGGCTGGTTGAGCTAA
- a CDS encoding NIPSNAP family protein, producing the protein MITCVITYDIDPNRRELFAQYARNWGACIPRCGADLIGYFAPHEGSTSTAYGIYSLPSLADYEAYRARLAEDPLGRENYDFARRESFIRRESRLFVKLASAPHGERA; encoded by the coding sequence ATGATTACCTGCGTCATCACCTATGATATCGACCCGAACCGGCGCGAGCTCTTCGCGCAATATGCGCGCAACTGGGGCGCCTGCATCCCGCGATGTGGGGCCGATCTGATCGGCTATTTCGCCCCGCATGAAGGATCGACCTCGACCGCTTACGGGATCTACTCGCTGCCGTCGCTCGCGGATTATGAGGCCTATCGCGCCCGTCTGGCCGAAGACCCGCTCGGGCGCGAAAACTACGACTTCGCCCGACGCGAAAGCTTCATTCGCCGCGAGAGCCGTTTGTTTGTGAAACTCGCCTCGGCGCCGCATGGCGAACGCGCATGA
- a CDS encoding antibiotic biosynthesis monooxygenase family protein — MIAVIFEAWVPGEAQAEYLDLAAELRPLLADLDGFISIERFQSLATPGKVLSLSFWRDEAAITAWRNLPEHRQVQAAGRDRVFADYRLRIAAVTRDYGKTARDEAPADSLAGRTAPEGGSDSGTRPTGAR; from the coding sequence ATGATCGCCGTGATTTTCGAAGCCTGGGTTCCGGGCGAGGCGCAGGCCGAATATCTCGATCTGGCGGCCGAATTGCGCCCGCTTCTGGCAGATCTCGACGGGTTCATCTCGATCGAGCGGTTTCAAAGTCTGGCCACTCCCGGCAAGGTCCTGTCGCTGTCCTTCTGGCGCGACGAGGCCGCCATCACCGCTTGGCGCAATCTGCCCGAGCATCGGCAGGTGCAGGCCGCAGGCCGAGATCGCGTCTTTGCCGATTACCGTTTGCGCATTGCGGCGGTGACGCGGGATTACGGCAAGACCGCCCGCGACGAAGCGCCGGCCGACAGCCTTGCCGGACGGACCGCGCCGGAAGGTGGCTCTGACAGCGGCACGCGCCCCACGGGTGCCCGATGA
- a CDS encoding sulfite exporter TauE/SafE family protein has product MSDMSLTAFVLILATFFAAGTVKGVTGMGLPTVAMGVLGALISPLAAASLLIVPSFVTNLWQLLAGPALGPVLHRLWPMMVAICAGTALGAALLAGSDTEAASTLLGAALVIYAGYGLLARPLSVPSRLEPMLSPLIGGLTGMVSGATGVFVIPAVPYLQALDLSRNDLVQALGLSFTVSTVALALALGAHGAFSAGTMGLSLLAVGPALIGMWVGQKLRNRISLATFRRMFLWFLLLLGAEMALRAVL; this is encoded by the coding sequence ATGAGCGATATGTCCCTAACCGCTTTCGTCCTGATTCTCGCGACCTTTTTCGCGGCCGGGACGGTCAAGGGGGTAACCGGCATGGGGCTGCCCACGGTCGCCATGGGCGTTCTCGGCGCGCTCATCTCGCCCTTGGCCGCCGCGAGCCTGCTGATCGTGCCCTCCTTCGTCACCAATCTCTGGCAGCTTCTGGCGGGCCCCGCCCTCGGTCCCGTCCTGCACCGGCTCTGGCCGATGATGGTGGCAATCTGCGCGGGCACTGCGCTTGGCGCGGCTTTGCTTGCGGGCAGCGACACCGAGGCGGCGAGCACGCTTCTGGGGGCCGCGCTGGTCATTTATGCCGGATACGGCCTCCTCGCGCGGCCGCTCTCGGTTCCCTCCCGGCTTGAGCCGATGCTCTCGCCCCTCATCGGTGGATTGACCGGCATGGTGAGCGGCGCCACCGGCGTCTTCGTCATCCCCGCCGTGCCCTATTTGCAGGCGCTAGATCTGTCGAGGAACGATCTCGTTCAGGCGCTCGGGCTGTCCTTCACGGTTTCCACCGTGGCGCTCGCGCTTGCACTTGGGGCGCATGGGGCGTTTTCGGCTGGGACGATGGGGCTGTCGCTGCTTGCGGTTGGACCTGCGTTGATCGGGATGTGGGTGGGCCAGAAACTGCGCAATCGCATCTCGCTCGCGACATTCCGGCGAATGTTTCTCTGGTTTCTGTTGCTGCTGGGGGCAGAGATGGCATTGCGAGCTGTGCTGTAG
- a CDS encoding VOC family protein has translation MSKVRFDHCVVHVSDWARSNAFYANVLFAEVIPNKAGFVYRFGDNQLNLHGPGLTPTPIASIPVPPGGSDLCFEWSGPVAEAANHLAEQNVAIELGPVRRLGAKGFGMSVYFRDPDGTLLEFISYESVD, from the coding sequence ATGAGTAAAGTTCGGTTCGACCACTGCGTTGTCCATGTCTCCGACTGGGCAAGGTCCAACGCCTTTTACGCGAATGTGCTGTTCGCCGAGGTGATCCCAAACAAGGCGGGCTTCGTCTATCGGTTCGGCGACAATCAGCTGAACCTTCACGGCCCGGGCCTCACGCCCACTCCGATCGCCTCCATCCCGGTTCCTCCCGGCGGGTCTGACCTGTGCTTTGAGTGGAGCGGCCCGGTGGCCGAAGCGGCAAACCATCTCGCCGAGCAGAATGTCGCGATCGAGCTTGGCCCGGTTCGCCGTCTGGGTGCGAAGGGCTTCGGCATGAGCGTCTATTTCCGCGACCCTGACGGCACATTGCTAGAATTCATCAGCTATGAGAGCGTCGATTAA
- a CDS encoding 4-carboxy-4-hydroxy-2-oxoadipate aldolase/oxaloacetate decarboxylase — translation MATLRNFLSQDLLDSLCQFGSATIHEAQGQTGALNSAIKPIDPVLKLAGRALTVDARPGDNLVIHYALSKAQPGDVLVVDAKAFVDAGPWGDILTLAAQKAGIAGLVIDGAVRDAEAIIEMGFPVFSRGLSIKGTNKYQPGRVNVPVVCGGVLVNPGDIVVGDRDGVVAIPADRLDAVMAASKQRVAAEDDYRDQINAGRSTIELLKLSDILARHEMR, via the coding sequence ATGGCGACGTTAAGGAATTTCTTGAGCCAAGATCTGCTCGACTCTCTCTGTCAGTTCGGCTCCGCGACGATCCATGAGGCGCAAGGGCAAACCGGCGCTTTGAACAGTGCAATCAAGCCGATTGACCCTGTCCTGAAGCTTGCCGGGCGCGCGCTGACGGTCGACGCCCGTCCGGGGGATAATCTCGTCATCCATTATGCGCTGTCGAAGGCGCAGCCGGGCGATGTGCTGGTGGTGGACGCAAAGGCCTTTGTGGACGCCGGCCCCTGGGGCGACATCCTCACGCTGGCGGCGCAGAAAGCCGGGATCGCGGGTCTGGTGATCGACGGGGCCGTGCGGGATGCCGAAGCCATCATCGAGATGGGTTTTCCTGTCTTTTCCCGTGGCCTCAGCATCAAGGGCACCAACAAGTATCAGCCGGGGCGCGTGAATGTGCCGGTCGTCTGCGGCGGCGTCCTTGTGAACCCCGGCGACATCGTCGTGGGCGACCGTGATGGCGTGGTCGCCATTCCCGCCGACAGGCTTGATGCGGTGATGGCCGCCTCGAAACAGCGCGTCGCGGCAGAAGATGACTATCGCGATCAGATCAATGCGGGGCGCTCGACGATCGAGCTGCTCAAGCTCAGCGACATTCTCGCCCGTCACGAGATGCGCTAA